The following coding sequences are from one Nicotiana tomentosiformis chromosome 3, ASM39032v3, whole genome shotgun sequence window:
- the LOC104093521 gene encoding protein BTR1-like encodes MATEGTESNYNSSTEGLQDQSSPRESLPPHSGGSTITEFQSRSGARVQLSRNFEFFPGTSDRVIMVSGLVDNILKAVELILGKLLDEFYAEDGDDVRSKVRLVVPNSSCGGIIGKGGATIRCAY; translated from the exons ATGGCAACGGAAGGGACAGAATCTAACTACAATTCGTCTACTGAAGGTCTTCAGGACCAATCTTCGCCTCGCGAATCGCTGCCTCCTCATTCAG GTGGCTCAACAATCACCGAGTTTCAGTCCCGTTCTGGGGCAAGAGTTCAGTTGTCACGCAACTTCGAGTTTTTCCCTGGTACGTCAGATAGGGTTATAATGGTATCTGGGCTTGTGGATAATATACTCAAGGCAGTTGAACTTATTCTTGGTAAATTGTTAGATGAG TTTTATGCCGAAGATGGTGATGATGTGCGATCAAAAGTTAGACTAGTTGTGCCCAATAGCTCTTGTGGTGGAATTATTGGGAAGGGAGGAGCCACGATAAG